A DNA window from Bradyrhizobium barranii subsp. barranii contains the following coding sequences:
- a CDS encoding transporter substrate-binding domain-containing protein → MTNKTLLGTATALFGLVMISATPASADLLDDITQAKKIRISTDVAIPPSGMMDSSMKPTGSDVEVAQLLAKDWGLELEFIQTTGATRIPNVLTGKADIIISTLSVTPDRAKVIDFTKRYATLQSDVGCLKSSTVKDWPDLKDKSIGVSRGTTQDTTLSNMKDKDLKISRYDDDATMVTAAVSGQVDCVASSATIINQIGVKNPSRVFESRIPLATFDLAIGLKKGEQRLMDKLNAWITENVKNGKLNAIYKKFHGVELPPDMRS, encoded by the coding sequence ATGACAAACAAGACACTGCTGGGGACCGCCACCGCGCTGTTCGGCCTCGTCATGATATCAGCCACGCCGGCGTCGGCCGACCTGCTCGACGACATCACGCAGGCCAAGAAAATCCGCATCTCGACGGACGTCGCCATTCCGCCCTCGGGTATGATGGACAGCAGCATGAAGCCGACCGGCTCCGACGTCGAAGTGGCGCAACTGCTCGCCAAGGATTGGGGGCTCGAGCTCGAATTCATCCAGACCACCGGCGCGACACGCATCCCCAACGTCCTGACCGGCAAGGCCGACATCATCATCTCGACCCTGTCGGTGACGCCCGATCGCGCCAAGGTCATCGACTTCACCAAGCGCTATGCGACGCTGCAATCCGACGTCGGTTGCCTGAAATCCTCGACCGTCAAGGACTGGCCCGACCTGAAGGACAAGTCGATCGGCGTCTCCCGCGGCACCACGCAGGACACCACCCTGTCCAACATGAAGGACAAGGACCTCAAGATCTCGCGCTACGACGACGACGCCACGATGGTGACGGCGGCCGTCTCCGGCCAGGTCGACTGCGTCGCCTCGTCGGCGACGATCATCAACCAGATCGGGGTGAAGAACCCGTCGCGTGTGTTCGAATCCCGGATCCCGCTGGCGACCTTCGACCTCGCGATCGGCCTGAAGAAGGGCGAGCAGCGCCTGATGGACAAGCTCAACGCCTGGATCACCGAGAACGTCAAGAACGGCAAGCTCAACGCGATCTACAAGAAATTCCACGGGGTCGAACTGCCCCCCGACATGCGCAGCTGA
- a CDS encoding sulfite exporter TauE/SafE family protein, whose product MAFLFVLIVGLIAGTVSGIVGTGSSIMLMPVLVYAYGPKEAVPIMAVASVMANFSRILAWWREVDWRACAAYSVTGIPAAVLGARTLLALPSHAVDLAIGVFLIAMVPVRHWLARHDLKANLWHLAIGGAIIGYLTGIVVSTGPLSVPLFLFYGLSKGAFLATEAASSLGLYFAKSVTFERFGALTQDVFIKGLVAGSSLMSGAFIAKRFVLHLKPEMFRLVMDAIMIAAGLSMLWNATQS is encoded by the coding sequence TTGGCCTTTCTCTTCGTCCTCATCGTCGGCCTGATCGCCGGCACCGTCTCAGGCATCGTCGGCACGGGGTCGTCGATCATGCTGATGCCGGTGCTGGTCTATGCCTATGGGCCGAAGGAAGCCGTGCCGATCATGGCGGTCGCCTCCGTGATGGCGAATTTCTCCCGGATCCTGGCCTGGTGGCGCGAGGTCGACTGGCGGGCCTGCGCGGCCTATTCGGTGACGGGCATTCCGGCCGCCGTGCTGGGCGCGCGCACGCTGCTCGCGCTCCCCTCGCACGCCGTCGATCTCGCCATCGGCGTCTTCCTGATCGCGATGGTGCCGGTGCGGCACTGGCTGGCGCGGCACGACCTCAAGGCCAATCTCTGGCACCTCGCGATCGGCGGGGCGATCATCGGCTATCTCACCGGCATCGTGGTCTCGACCGGCCCGCTCAGCGTGCCGCTGTTCCTGTTCTACGGCCTGTCCAAGGGCGCCTTCCTCGCCACCGAAGCGGCCTCCTCACTCGGCCTCTACTTCGCGAAATCCGTGACCTTCGAACGTTTCGGCGCGTTGACGCAGGATGTCTTCATCAAGGGCCTGGTCGCAGGCTCCTCGCTGATGTCGGGCGCCTTCATCGCAAAACGCTTCGTGCTGCATCTCAAGCCGGAGATGTTCCGCCTGGTGATGGACGCGATCATGATCGCTGCGGGCCTCTCCATGCTCTGGAACGCAACGCAGTCGTAA
- a CDS encoding amino acid ABC transporter ATP-binding protein, whose product MQQNPSSSSEPIVSLRDVQKSFGPLRVLDGVSFAVERGEVLALIGRSGSGKSTALRCIDRFEKVDGGEIVVCGHRVDRPDVDLRALRQDVGIVFQSYNLFPHLTIEQNITLAPCAVKGMAASQARDLARKVLAQVGLEEKLHAYPEQLSGGQQQRAAIARSLAMQPKVMLFDEVTSALDPELTGEVLKVIEQLAADGMTMVMVTHEMGFAKGIADRIVFMHRGKVHETGPASILTSPATPELTQFVGTGNLKS is encoded by the coding sequence ATGCAGCAAAACCCCTCCTCCTCCTCCGAACCGATCGTGTCGCTCCGCGACGTGCAGAAGAGCTTTGGCCCGCTGCGGGTGCTCGATGGCGTCTCCTTTGCCGTCGAACGCGGCGAGGTGCTGGCACTGATCGGCCGCTCCGGCTCCGGCAAGAGCACGGCGCTGCGCTGCATCGACCGCTTCGAGAAGGTCGACGGGGGCGAGATCGTCGTGTGCGGGCATCGCGTCGACCGCCCTGATGTCGATCTGCGCGCGCTGCGCCAGGACGTCGGCATCGTGTTCCAGAGCTACAATCTGTTTCCACATCTCACGATCGAACAGAACATCACGCTCGCCCCCTGCGCCGTGAAGGGCATGGCCGCCTCGCAAGCCAGGGACCTCGCCCGAAAAGTGCTCGCGCAGGTCGGGCTCGAGGAGAAGCTGCACGCCTATCCCGAGCAGCTCTCGGGCGGCCAGCAGCAGCGCGCGGCGATCGCCCGCTCGCTCGCGATGCAGCCGAAAGTGATGCTGTTCGACGAGGTCACCTCCGCGCTCGATCCCGAGCTTACTGGCGAGGTGCTGAAGGTAATCGAGCAATTGGCGGCGGACGGCATGACCATGGTGATGGTCACCCATGAGATGGGTTTTGCCAAAGGCATCGCCGACCGAATCGTCTTCATGCATCGGGGCAAGGTCCACGAGACCGGCCCCGCCTCGATCCTGACGTCGCCGGCGACGCCCGAACTCACGCAATTCGTGGGCACTGGAAACTTAAAATCATAA
- the rpiB gene encoding ribose 5-phosphate isomerase B: MRLVIGSDHAGWPLKQTVIDHIRSLGHDVVDVGSHDDKPVDFPDIARAVAQKVTSGEAARGIMVCGTGVGASIAANKMKGIRAAVCHDVHSAHQSVEHDDVNVMCIGAQIVGAWLAVDLVSSYLSAEFSTDEDFRRRVEKLRIMDEQG; this comes from the coding sequence ATGCGTCTCGTCATCGGATCCGACCACGCCGGCTGGCCGCTCAAGCAGACCGTTATCGACCATATCCGCAGCCTCGGCCACGACGTCGTCGATGTCGGCTCCCATGACGACAAGCCGGTGGATTTCCCCGACATCGCGCGGGCCGTGGCTCAGAAGGTGACGTCAGGCGAAGCCGCACGCGGCATCATGGTTTGCGGCACCGGCGTCGGCGCCTCGATCGCGGCCAACAAGATGAAGGGCATCCGCGCCGCGGTTTGCCACGACGTTCATTCCGCCCATCAGAGCGTCGAGCATGATGACGTCAACGTCATGTGCATCGGCGCGCAGATCGTCGGCGCCTGGCTCGCCGTGGATCTGGTCTCGTCCTATCTCTCCGCCGAATTCTCGACGGACGAGGATTTTCGCCGCCGCGTCGAGAAGCTGCGCATCATGGACGAGCAAGGCTGA
- the purF gene encoding amidophosphoribosyltransferase: MRHPDQDAQLDLGPAALELQDDLEGDTLREECGVFGIYGHPDAAAITALGLHALQHRGQEAAGIVSYDGSRFHSERRLGLVGDSFSRREVIDRLPGNMAVGHVRYSTTGATILRNVQPLFAELNAGGLAVAHNGNLTNGLTLRRELVKNGAMMQSTTDTEVILHLVARSRRSRFIERYIDALREIEGAYALVSLTNKKLVGARDPRGIRPLVLGELDGCPILTSETCALDIIGARFIRDIEPGEVIVFDENGQDIHKPFPPMAPRPCIFEYIYFSRPDSIVHGRSVYEVRKAFGAQLARESHVPIDVVVPVPDSGVPAAVGYSQHSGVPFELGIIRNHYVGRTFIQPTQAIRESGVRMKHSANRAAIEGKRIILIDDSLVRGTTSKKIVRMMRDAGAKEVHFRLASPPILYPDYYGIDLPDRGGLLAATHSLEEMREIIGADSLAFLSIDGMYRAMGEPGRDPANPKFSDHCFTGAYPTHLTDQTQTEQQPRQLSLLAEAS, encoded by the coding sequence ATGCGACACCCTGACCAGGACGCCCAACTTGATCTCGGCCCAGCCGCGCTAGAGCTTCAGGACGACCTGGAGGGCGATACGCTCCGCGAGGAATGCGGCGTCTTCGGCATCTATGGCCACCCTGACGCCGCCGCCATCACCGCGCTCGGCCTCCACGCCCTCCAACATCGCGGCCAGGAGGCCGCCGGCATCGTCTCCTACGACGGCAGCCGCTTTCACTCGGAACGCCGCCTCGGCCTCGTCGGCGACAGCTTCTCCCGCCGCGAGGTGATCGACCGCCTGCCCGGCAATATGGCCGTCGGCCATGTCCGCTACTCCACCACCGGCGCCACCATCCTGCGCAACGTGCAGCCGCTGTTCGCCGAGCTCAATGCCGGCGGCCTTGCGGTCGCCCACAACGGCAACCTCACCAACGGCCTGACGCTGCGCCGCGAGCTCGTGAAGAACGGCGCGATGATGCAGTCGACCACCGACACCGAGGTGATCCTGCATCTCGTCGCGCGCTCCAGGCGCAGCCGCTTCATCGAGCGCTACATCGACGCCTTGCGCGAGATCGAGGGCGCCTATGCGCTGGTTTCGCTGACCAACAAGAAGCTGGTCGGCGCGCGTGATCCACGCGGCATCCGCCCGCTGGTGCTCGGCGAGCTCGACGGTTGTCCGATCCTGACCTCGGAGACTTGCGCGCTCGACATCATCGGCGCGCGCTTCATTCGCGACATCGAGCCCGGCGAAGTCATCGTGTTCGACGAGAACGGCCAGGACATCCACAAGCCGTTCCCGCCGATGGCGCCGCGCCCCTGCATCTTCGAATACATTTATTTCTCCCGCCCGGACTCCATCGTTCACGGCCGCTCGGTCTACGAAGTGCGCAAGGCCTTTGGTGCGCAGCTCGCGCGCGAGAGCCATGTGCCGATCGACGTCGTCGTGCCGGTGCCGGATTCCGGCGTCCCCGCCGCGGTCGGCTACAGCCAGCATTCCGGCGTGCCGTTCGAGCTCGGCATCATCCGCAACCACTATGTCGGCCGCACCTTCATCCAGCCGACCCAGGCGATCCGCGAGTCCGGCGTGCGCATGAAGCATTCGGCCAACCGCGCCGCGATCGAAGGCAAGCGCATCATCCTGATCGACGACTCGCTGGTGCGCGGTACCACCTCGAAGAAGATCGTGCGCATGATGCGCGATGCCGGCGCCAAGGAAGTGCATTTCCGCCTCGCCTCGCCGCCGATCCTCTATCCCGATTATTACGGCATCGACCTGCCGGATCGCGGCGGCCTCCTGGCCGCGACGCATTCGCTGGAGGAGATGCGCGAGATCATCGGCGCCGACTCGCTCGCCTTCCTGTCGATCGACGGCATGTATCGCGCCATGGGCGAGCCCGGCCGCGACCCCGCCAATCCGAAATTCTCGGATCATTGCTTCACCGGGGCGTATCCGACCCATCTCACCGACCAGACCCAGACCGAGCAGCAGCCGCGGCAATTGTCGTTGCTGGCGGAGGCGAGCTGA
- a CDS encoding ABC transporter substrate-binding protein: MTVVLRIMLAVGMACGLLLPVGGAVAADAGRLNIVFVNPGKTGEVYWDMVAQTMQAAGRKLDAHVEVLTSERNYRTMQELGFGVVARADKPDFLILSNEESAAVPILEAAEAAGVKTLLLSNTLIGDDAARLGPPRQKLKTWLGDITTDLQTAGARMANALINVARGEKWQSPDGKIHILGIGGDEITPASIARNAGLKLAVDAAPDVVVDRMLFANWTQSEAEQVTRNYLNWAARKEIRPAGIWAGNDPMALGALRAVVAAGLTPGRNIQLVGLNWSEDALREIKAGRLLMTDGGHFLLGGWSIVLLRDYADGCDFATASPRVEARTSAITRDNLASVGDLIKTRAFDRIDFSRFRARAGRCGQYDFCIDALISSLTLPEGAAD; the protein is encoded by the coding sequence ATGACGGTAGTCTTGCGGATAATGCTCGCCGTGGGCATGGCCTGCGGCCTTCTTCTGCCGGTAGGCGGCGCCGTTGCGGCCGACGCCGGGCGTCTCAACATCGTTTTCGTCAACCCCGGCAAGACCGGCGAGGTCTACTGGGACATGGTCGCGCAGACCATGCAGGCCGCGGGCCGCAAGCTCGACGCGCATGTCGAGGTGCTGACCAGCGAGCGGAATTACCGCACCATGCAGGAGCTTGGCTTCGGCGTGGTGGCACGCGCCGACAAGCCGGACTTCCTCATCCTGTCGAACGAGGAATCCGCCGCCGTTCCCATCCTGGAGGCGGCCGAGGCCGCCGGGGTCAAGACGCTGCTGCTCTCGAACACGCTGATCGGCGACGACGCCGCGCGCCTCGGACCGCCCCGGCAAAAGCTCAAGACCTGGCTCGGCGACATCACGACGGATCTCCAGACCGCGGGTGCGAGGATGGCCAATGCCTTGATCAACGTGGCGCGCGGCGAGAAATGGCAGAGCCCGGACGGCAAGATCCACATTCTCGGCATCGGCGGCGACGAGATCACGCCGGCCTCGATCGCCCGTAACGCCGGTCTCAAGCTCGCGGTGGACGCCGCGCCCGACGTGGTGGTGGACCGGATGCTGTTCGCCAACTGGACCCAGTCGGAGGCAGAGCAGGTCACCAGGAATTATCTGAACTGGGCCGCGCGCAAGGAGATCCGGCCTGCCGGCATCTGGGCCGGAAACGATCCGATGGCGCTCGGCGCGCTTCGCGCGGTGGTCGCGGCCGGCCTCACGCCCGGCCGAAACATCCAGCTGGTCGGCCTCAACTGGTCGGAGGACGCGCTGCGCGAGATCAAGGCGGGCCGTCTGCTCATGACCGATGGCGGACATTTTCTGCTCGGCGGCTGGTCGATCGTCCTCCTGCGCGACTACGCCGACGGCTGCGATTTCGCGACCGCATCGCCCCGCGTCGAGGCCAGGACGTCCGCGATCACGCGCGACAATCTCGCTTCGGTCGGAGACCTCATCAAGACGCGCGCCTTCGATCGGATCGATTTCTCGCGCTTCAGGGCGAGGGCGGGGCGCTGCGGCCAGTACGATTTCTGCATCGATGCGCTCATCTCTTCGCTGACGCTTCCGGAAGGCGCTGCTGACTGA
- the radA gene encoding DNA repair protein RadA: MAKNTLSFVCQNCGAAYNRWQGKCESCGEWNTLAEEDTTGSVPVSIRSKRKGRTFALESLSGKTQDAPRLSSGMTELDRVTGGGFVRGSVLLVGGDPGIGKSTLLTQATSLMARAGHRIVYISGEEAVAQVRLRAERLGLSDAPVQLAAETSVEDIVSTLSEGAVPRLIVIDSIQTMWTDTVESAPGTVTQVRASAQALIRFAKKTGAAIILVGHVTKDGQIAGPRVVEHMVDAVLSFEGEGSQQFRILRAVKNRFGPTDEIGVFEMTGLGLREVTNPSELFLSERDLGTPGTAVFAGIEGTRPVLVELQALVAPTSLGTPRRAVVGWDQSRLSMVLAVLEAHCGVKLSGHDVYLNVAGGLRIHEPAADMAAAAALVSSLVNAQLPTDAVYFGEISLSGVIRPVAQTPARLKEAVKLGFKRAVLPESARGGDAGGDAALSLNAINSLTTLVAEIAARGSRRGDSSPPAEKNATSARFRRGEG, from the coding sequence ATGGCCAAGAACACGCTTTCCTTCGTCTGCCAGAACTGCGGCGCGGCCTATAACCGCTGGCAGGGCAAGTGCGAGTCTTGCGGCGAGTGGAACACGCTTGCCGAGGAGGACACGACCGGCAGCGTGCCGGTCTCGATCCGCTCCAAGCGCAAGGGACGGACGTTTGCGCTGGAGAGCCTGTCGGGGAAGACCCAGGACGCTCCTCGCCTGTCCTCGGGCATGACCGAGCTCGACCGCGTCACCGGTGGCGGCTTCGTCCGCGGCTCGGTGCTGCTGGTCGGCGGCGATCCCGGCATCGGCAAGTCGACGCTGCTGACGCAGGCCACCAGCTTGATGGCGCGCGCCGGCCACCGCATCGTCTACATCTCCGGTGAAGAGGCGGTCGCCCAGGTGCGGCTGCGCGCCGAGCGGCTCGGCCTGTCGGACGCGCCGGTGCAGCTCGCGGCCGAGACCTCTGTCGAGGATATCGTCTCGACGCTGTCGGAAGGCGCGGTGCCGCGGCTGATCGTGATCGATTCGATCCAGACCATGTGGACCGACACGGTGGAATCCGCGCCCGGCACGGTCACTCAGGTGCGCGCCTCGGCGCAGGCGCTGATCCGCTTCGCCAAGAAGACCGGTGCGGCCATCATCCTGGTCGGCCATGTCACCAAGGACGGCCAGATCGCCGGCCCCCGCGTGGTCGAGCACATGGTCGATGCGGTGCTGTCCTTCGAGGGCGAAGGCTCGCAGCAATTCCGCATCCTGCGCGCCGTGAAAAACCGATTCGGCCCGACCGACGAGATCGGCGTGTTCGAGATGACCGGCCTTGGCCTGCGCGAGGTCACCAATCCGTCCGAGCTGTTCCTGTCCGAGCGCGATCTGGGCACGCCGGGCACCGCAGTCTTTGCGGGCATCGAGGGCACAAGGCCCGTTCTGGTCGAATTGCAGGCCTTGGTGGCCCCCACCTCGCTCGGCACCCCGCGCCGGGCCGTGGTCGGCTGGGATCAGAGCAGGCTCTCCATGGTGCTGGCGGTGCTGGAGGCCCATTGCGGGGTCAAGCTGTCCGGCCACGACGTCTATCTGAACGTCGCGGGCGGCCTGCGCATCCACGAGCCGGCGGCCGATATGGCCGCCGCGGCCGCACTGGTTTCATCCCTGGTTAATGCGCAGTTACCTACCGATGCTGTCTATTTCGGCGAGATTTCGCTCTCCGGCGTCATCCGCCCGGTGGCGCAGACCCCGGCCCGGCTCAAGGAAGCGGTCAAGCTCGGCTTCAAGCGCGCCGTGCTGCCCGAATCGGCCCGGGGCGGCGATGCTGGCGGCGACGCCGCACTGTCCCTGAACGCAATCAACAGCCTGACGACACTGGTGGCCGAGATCGCGGCCCGGGGCTCCCGCCGCGGCGACTCGAGCCCGCCGGCGGAGAAAAATGCCACTTCGGCAAGATTCCGCCGTGGAGAGGGTTAG
- a CDS encoding CvpA family protein, whose product MPVTLLDLILLGVMLISGLLAMVRGFMREILSIAAWGAAAIVTLYSFSKLLPTAKTYFNNDTVASVVVVAGVFVGTLVVVSVITVRISDMILDSRIGALDRTLGFLFGLARGLLIVVVAFLFFTWLVPDKQRPDWVTGAKSRVVLQGTGDWLMALLPDDPENTILKRFKKNKPDDDQADSEQQPSGTGDGYSKPARDSLKKLIEKPAAR is encoded by the coding sequence ATGCCAGTAACACTCCTCGACCTGATCCTGCTCGGTGTGATGCTGATCTCGGGCCTGCTCGCCATGGTCCGCGGCTTCATGCGCGAAATCCTGTCGATCGCGGCCTGGGGCGCAGCGGCGATCGTGACGCTGTACTCGTTCTCGAAGCTGCTGCCGACCGCAAAGACCTATTTCAACAACGACACGGTGGCGAGCGTCGTCGTGGTCGCCGGTGTGTTCGTCGGCACCCTGGTCGTGGTTTCCGTGATCACGGTCCGGATCTCCGACATGATCCTGGATTCGCGCATCGGCGCGCTGGACCGCACCCTGGGCTTCCTGTTTGGCCTCGCTCGCGGGCTTTTGATCGTCGTGGTCGCGTTCCTGTTCTTCACCTGGCTGGTGCCGGACAAGCAGCGCCCGGACTGGGTCACGGGGGCCAAATCTCGCGTGGTGCTCCAGGGAACCGGGGATTGGCTGATGGCCCTCTTGCCTGACGACCCCGAGAACACCATCTTGAAGAGATTCAAGAAAAACAAACCAGATGATGATCAAGCTGATTCCGAACAGCAGCCTTCGGGCACTGGCGACGGATACAGCAAACCGGCTCGTGACAGCCTCAAGAAGCTGATCGAGAAACCTGCGGCGCGTTGA
- a CDS encoding SDR family NAD(P)-dependent oxidoreductase, whose product MTKPLANRIALVTGASRGIGFATARALARAGAHIVATARTQGGLEELDDEIRKDGGSATLVPLNLTDSDGIARLGAGLHERYGKLDILVGNAGVLGPSSPVGHIELKAFTDVMAVNVSANFQLIRCMEPLLRQSDAGRAVFITSGAANKATAYVSPYAASKAALETLARAWAQETANTPLRVNLFNPGPIRTRMRAALMPGEDPATLETPEQVAEFIVPMCGPDWTETGKFYDYKTRTLMSFRSPA is encoded by the coding sequence ATGACAAAACCCCTCGCCAACCGCATCGCTCTCGTCACCGGCGCCTCGCGCGGCATCGGCTTCGCCACGGCCAGGGCGCTGGCGAGGGCCGGCGCGCATATCGTTGCGACGGCGCGCACGCAGGGCGGGCTGGAAGAGCTCGATGACGAGATCCGGAAAGACGGCGGCAGCGCCACGCTGGTGCCGCTCAATCTCACCGATTCCGACGGCATCGCGCGGCTCGGGGCCGGCCTGCACGAACGCTATGGCAAGCTCGACATCCTCGTCGGCAATGCCGGCGTGCTCGGTCCCTCCTCGCCGGTCGGCCACATCGAACTGAAAGCCTTCACCGACGTGATGGCGGTCAACGTCTCCGCGAACTTCCAGCTGATCCGCTGCATGGAGCCGCTGCTGAGGCAGTCCGATGCAGGCCGGGCCGTGTTCATCACCTCGGGCGCCGCCAACAAGGCGACCGCCTATGTCAGCCCCTACGCCGCCTCCAAGGCCGCGCTGGAAACGCTGGCCCGCGCCTGGGCACAGGAAACCGCGAACACGCCGCTCCGTGTCAACCTGTTCAACCCGGGCCCGATCCGCACTCGCATGCGCGCCGCGTTGATGCCGGGCGAAGATCCGGCGACGCTGGAGACACCCGAGCAGGTGGCCGAATTCATCGTCCCGATGTGCGGGCCTGACTGGACCGAAACCGGCAAGTTCTACGACTACAAGACCCGCACACTGATGAGCTTCCGCTCGCCGGCCTGA
- a CDS encoding putative bifunctional diguanylate cyclase/phosphodiesterase produces the protein MRNGNDMTDPDRKQQQTAPSRSRSVVRAMIWATVPVLLVVQLLASAGVEASSFWSQIRQLDARIARTAESRAELIAEPLWKMRYDQVTSVLNEIMHDETIAAAAVYDDTGVAIARVVARPTDQAVSEVSRPIRYSNGNIAVQAGRIAIAYSYATVYTDTGSRLMLLLVVGLLATFATLIAMRISANIFIGKPLTAIMSAIQRSKQDGRAYPADIKSTNEFGQLARAFNAMQHTTSGALDRLGHMAAHDPLTGLPNRRSLSEHLVTLSGDAGSPDSLIAFCFIDLDDFKGINDTFGHDAGDKFLVHISERLRDAVEPQDWVARLGGDEFVVIRPEVSNEATAQAFARQLLDAISEPIRLHDKQVVPRASIGLAVRRAGDPELSHLPALADIALYHAKSKAPGTVAVLDEALQRDYRRRRDLELAIPAGFAEGQFEVWYQSQVDLESQAVVGLEALIRWRHPELGLIGPGEFLPLIERSGNNARLTRYVLTDACRALQRLTSAGRPQIRIAINLPPSELADHSLAAELRATCARFNVAASLLELEITEGSLINNIASASETLHRLRRLGATIALDDFGTGYSSLAHLRRFPLDKVKIDKAFISEIPDSAEDKAIVGVIASLAGTLGLTLVAEGIERPEQADAMREMGVMLGQGYHYHRPQPLDAVLQWLEKQAVPTETSRVLAGSPSIAPEFAA, from the coding sequence ATGCGAAACGGTAACGACATGACCGACCCGGATCGCAAGCAGCAGCAGACGGCGCCGTCGCGCTCGCGCTCGGTGGTCCGTGCGATGATCTGGGCCACCGTGCCGGTGCTGCTGGTGGTGCAACTGCTCGCCTCTGCCGGCGTCGAGGCATCGAGCTTCTGGTCGCAGATCAGGCAGCTCGACGCGCGCATTGCCCGCACGGCCGAGAGCCGCGCCGAACTGATCGCCGAGCCGCTCTGGAAGATGCGCTACGATCAGGTCACGAGCGTCCTCAACGAGATCATGCACGACGAGACCATTGCCGCGGCGGCCGTTTATGACGACACCGGCGTCGCGATCGCGCGGGTGGTGGCGCGGCCGACGGACCAGGCGGTATCGGAAGTCTCGCGTCCGATCCGCTACAGCAACGGCAACATCGCCGTGCAGGCCGGTCGTATCGCGATCGCCTATTCCTATGCGACGGTCTACACGGACACGGGCAGCCGGCTGATGCTGCTGCTGGTGGTCGGCCTGCTCGCGACATTTGCCACCCTGATCGCGATGCGGATCTCGGCCAACATCTTCATCGGCAAGCCGCTCACCGCGATCATGTCGGCGATCCAGCGCAGCAAGCAGGACGGGCGCGCCTATCCGGCCGACATCAAATCGACGAACGAATTCGGCCAGCTCGCGCGTGCCTTCAACGCCATGCAGCACACGACATCGGGCGCGCTCGACCGGCTCGGGCACATGGCCGCGCACGATCCGCTCACGGGCCTGCCCAATCGTCGCTCGCTGTCCGAGCATCTGGTGACCCTGAGCGGCGATGCCGGCTCGCCGGACTCGCTGATCGCCTTCTGCTTCATCGATCTCGACGACTTCAAGGGCATCAACGACACCTTCGGCCATGATGCCGGCGACAAGTTCCTGGTGCACATCTCCGAGCGCCTGCGTGATGCGGTCGAACCGCAGGATTGGGTCGCCCGGCTCGGCGGCGACGAATTCGTCGTGATCCGCCCCGAGGTCAGCAATGAAGCGACCGCCCAGGCGTTCGCGCGCCAGCTGTTAGATGCGATTTCCGAGCCGATCCGGCTGCACGACAAGCAGGTCGTGCCGCGCGCCAGCATCGGCCTTGCCGTGCGCCGCGCCGGCGATCCCGAGCTGTCGCATTTGCCGGCGCTCGCCGACATCGCGCTCTACCATGCCAAGAGCAAGGCGCCCGGCACGGTCGCAGTGCTCGACGAAGCGCTTCAGCGCGACTATCGCCGCCGCCGGGATCTCGAGCTCGCCATTCCCGCAGGCTTCGCCGAGGGGCAGTTCGAGGTCTGGTATCAAAGCCAGGTCGACCTCGAGAGCCAGGCCGTTGTCGGCCTCGAGGCGCTGATCCGCTGGCGCCATCCCGAACTTGGCTTGATCGGTCCCGGCGAATTCCTGCCGCTGATCGAGCGCAGCGGCAACAATGCGCGGCTGACGCGCTACGTGCTGACCGATGCCTGTCGCGCGCTGCAGCGACTGACGTCCGCCGGCAGGCCGCAGATCCGGATCGCGATCAATCTGCCGCCGTCCGAGCTTGCCGACCATTCGCTCGCCGCCGAGCTGCGCGCGACCTGCGCGCGTTTCAACGTTGCGGCATCATTGCTGGAGCTCGAGATCACCGAGGGATCGCTGATCAACAACATCGCCAGCGCCTCCGAGACGCTGCACCGCCTGCGGCGCCTGGGCGCGACCATCGCGCTCGACGATTTCGGCACCGGCTACAGCTCGCTCGCGCATCTCAGGCGGTTCCCGCTCGACAAGGTCAAGATCGACAAAGCCTTCATCAGCGAGATCCCTGACAGCGCGGAAGACAAGGCGATCGTCGGCGTCATCGCCTCGCTCGCCGGCACGCTGGGGCTGACGCTCGTCGCGGAAGGCATCGAGCGGCCCGAGCAGGCCGACGCCATGCGCGAGATGGGCGTGATGCTCGGGCAGGGTTATCACTACCATCGGCCGCAGCCGCTCGACGCCGTGCTGCAATGGCTCGAAAAGCAGGCGGTACCCACTGAGACAAGCCGCGTCCTCGCCGGCAGCCCTTCGATCGCGCCCGAATTCGCCGCCTGA